One segment of Fibrobacter sp. UBA4297 DNA contains the following:
- a CDS encoding NUDIX hydrolase: MKPWKLLDSEFLVNAPWLKVAKETCELPNGKVIEDFYTLWQPDWVLILARTKEGKWVMTEQYRHGTGRIALEFPAGIIDKGETPEEAAVRELQEECGYVLDERRENAAMRLQTRDESVTLSEAPKMRSRTSLDSSTPLRSAQNDTANSVTYIGSFPVNPDRHRGKFHVVFIDGVERLGKTSFDDTEDIETFLYTDEEFQAKVADGTFNHPLQIAGYFKWKLSQSASRF, from the coding sequence ATGAAACCGTGGAAACTGCTGGATTCGGAATTTTTAGTAAATGCGCCGTGGCTGAAGGTCGCTAAAGAAACGTGCGAACTGCCGAACGGCAAGGTCATCGAAGACTTTTATACGTTGTGGCAACCCGACTGGGTTTTGATTCTTGCTCGCACAAAGGAAGGCAAGTGGGTCATGACAGAGCAGTACCGCCACGGAACGGGTAGAATTGCGCTAGAGTTTCCGGCGGGGATTATAGACAAAGGCGAAACGCCGGAAGAAGCTGCAGTCAGGGAACTGCAAGAGGAATGCGGGTATGTTTTAGACGAGAGACGAGAGAACGCCGCAATGCGGCTACAGACGAGAGACGAGAGTGTCACCCTGAGCGAAGCACCGAAGATGCGGAGTCGAACGAGTCTAGATTCTTCGACTCCACTACGTTCCGCTCAGAATGACACAGCAAATTCTGTAACTTATATCGGTTCGTTTCCTGTGAATCCGGATAGGCATCGCGGGAAGTTTCATGTGGTGTTTATCGATGGCGTGGAACGCTTGGGCAAAACGAGCTTTGACGATACGGAAGACATCGAGACGTTCCTGTACACGGACGAAGAATTTCAGGCAAAAGTCGCCGACGGCACGTTCAATCACCCGCTTCAAATTGCAGGCTACTTCAAGTGGAAATTATCGCAATCCGCCTCCCGATTTTAA
- a CDS encoding SDR family oxidoreductase: MEIIAIRLPILILGLNGVPGFALFRHFNKLYGSVTVRENVPGVIGVRPIKHPCVFGENVFGVDAEETERLGELFERFHFGTVIDASGNCALKACECDPARSRLLNYSQGVDAATFAARYNATLIRISADMVFSGDEKTKPSRPYVETDPKDPIHNYGKHQAEAEDAITAIKPDAVILRVPLPMDYAPGGCAGAIDWITYRFRPGRPATLFTDEYRNPLSGPDLCRTVQYILEHKFPAGIYNCGGPRRVSLYNVGQIVNAVGGYPAELLHGVPRIEGGPMPPRVGDISIDSSKLYKLLPPGFIKPWPAFDRLVPDSFDWHKTFGRNITDKSKMGSDEAITNLLVNGVDTGFIHELSGTKA, encoded by the coding sequence GTGGAAATTATCGCAATCCGCCTCCCGATTTTAATCCTCGGGCTAAACGGCGTTCCCGGCTTTGCGCTTTTTAGGCACTTCAACAAACTGTACGGCAGCGTGACCGTTCGCGAGAATGTGCCGGGCGTTATCGGCGTTCGCCCTATCAAGCATCCCTGCGTTTTTGGCGAAAACGTCTTTGGCGTAGATGCCGAAGAAACAGAACGATTGGGCGAACTTTTTGAACGGTTCCACTTCGGCACAGTCATTGACGCGAGTGGCAACTGCGCCCTGAAGGCCTGCGAATGCGACCCCGCCCGCAGCCGCCTTTTGAACTACAGCCAAGGCGTCGATGCAGCCACGTTCGCTGCCCGCTACAACGCGACCCTCATCCGCATTTCTGCCGACATGGTCTTTAGCGGCGACGAAAAGACGAAACCGAGCCGCCCTTACGTCGAGACCGACCCGAAAGACCCCATCCACAATTACGGCAAGCACCAGGCCGAAGCCGAAGATGCAATTACCGCCATCAAGCCAGACGCGGTGATTCTCCGCGTGCCGCTCCCGATGGATTACGCTCCCGGCGGATGCGCCGGCGCCATCGACTGGATTACGTACCGATTCCGCCCCGGCCGCCCGGCGACCTTGTTCACCGACGAATACCGCAACCCGCTTTCGGGTCCGGACCTTTGTCGCACCGTACAATACATTCTGGAGCACAAATTCCCCGCAGGCATTTACAACTGCGGCGGTCCGCGTCGCGTTTCGCTTTACAATGTCGGGCAAATCGTGAACGCCGTCGGAGGCTACCCAGCCGAACTCCTCCACGGAGTGCCGCGCATCGAAGGAGGCCCGATGCCTCCGCGCGTCGGCGACATCAGCATTGATTCGAGCAAGCTTTACAAGCTCCTCCCGCCAGGGTTCATCAAGCCTTGGCCCGCTTTCGACAGGCTCGTCCCCGACAGTTTCGACTGGCACAAGACTTTTGGTCGCAATATCACAGACAAAAGCAAGATGGGGAGCGACGAGGCTATTACGAACCTGCTTGTGAACGGCGTAGATACAGGGTTTATCCACGAGTTAAGCGGAACAAAAGCGTAA
- the tsaA gene encoding tRNA (N6-threonylcarbamoyladenosine(37)-N6)-methyltransferase TrmO, whose protein sequence is MTPIGTFYGDAVYKYDAPRQGRLFAGHPGRIELSSGRNFEMALRDLEGFERIWVIFLFHENEGWRPTTRPPVPPKGKDRVGTFASRSPYRPNPIGLSCVRLLKIDGLTLFVDEADLLNGTPVLDIKPYIPMADAFPKAKAGWVEEQVGELWTVEMSAEFAEQNRWIAEHSAFDLESFAQVQLSRGNFSKDVFDSSRRRLAVDENSKTGVLAYRTFRIHFSYDETARKVLLLRVSSGYSEADLAPGAEDKYGDKQLHRDFIAKF, encoded by the coding sequence ATGACTCCTATCGGTACGTTTTACGGCGATGCCGTTTACAAGTATGATGCTCCTCGCCAGGGGCGTCTTTTTGCTGGGCATCCGGGCCGTATTGAACTTTCTTCGGGGCGAAATTTTGAGATGGCGCTCCGCGACTTGGAAGGCTTTGAACGCATCTGGGTGATTTTCTTGTTCCACGAAAATGAGGGCTGGCGTCCAACAACACGCCCGCCTGTACCGCCCAAGGGCAAAGACCGCGTAGGCACTTTTGCAAGCCGCAGCCCTTACCGCCCGAATCCGATTGGACTGAGCTGTGTGAGACTCCTCAAAATTGATGGACTTACGTTGTTTGTAGATGAAGCCGACCTTTTGAATGGAACGCCCGTGCTCGATATCAAGCCGTACATCCCGATGGCCGATGCGTTCCCGAAGGCAAAGGCGGGGTGGGTTGAAGAACAAGTGGGGGAGTTGTGGACGGTTGAAATGTCAGCTGAGTTTGCTGAACAAAATCGTTGGATTGCAGAGCATAGTGCATTTGATTTGGAAAGCTTTGCTCAGGTGCAGTTATCTCGCGGAAATTTCTCCAAAGATGTCTTTGACAGCTCCCGCCGTCGCTTGGCTGTTGATGAAAATTCTAAAACGGGTGTGCTTGCCTACCGCACGTTCCGCATTCACTTTAGCTATGATGAAACGGCACGCAAGGTTTTGCTTTTGCGTGTTTCAAGCGGTTATTCCGAAGCTGATTTAGCTCCCGGTGCTGAAGATAAGTACGGTGACAAACAACTTCACCGAGACTTTATTGCGAAATTTTAA
- the prfA gene encoding peptide chain release factor 1: MKDKAKKLIEKYEELESELGNPDVLGDQARYNKIHKQYKGIEKAVLKAKEYLQMMDDLDEYKAALGDSDPEMVAMAKAEISEIEKKLPEVTDELQILMVPKDPWDYRNATLEIRGGTGGDESALFAGDLFRMYRGYCDKMGWKMTIQDLSEGTVGGYKEIRVFIEGDSVYGTLKFESGVHRVQRVPETETQGRVHTSAATVAILPEAEEVDVEIREADIHMDTYRSSGAGGQYINKTDSAVRLTHIPTGVVVSCQTERSQLQNRLHAMEMLRSKILDAVIAKKEKEEAANRKALVGTGDRSAKIRTYNYPQNRVTDHRIGLTVYNLDKVVTGDLDEIINGLQMANAQEKLGKFNA; this comes from the coding sequence ATGAAAGATAAAGCTAAAAAACTCATTGAAAAGTACGAAGAACTGGAATCGGAACTCGGCAACCCGGATGTTCTCGGCGACCAGGCTCGTTACAACAAGATTCACAAGCAGTACAAGGGTATCGAAAAGGCTGTTTTAAAAGCCAAGGAATACCTGCAAATGATGGACGACCTTGACGAATACAAGGCCGCTCTCGGCGATTCCGACCCGGAAATGGTCGCGATGGCCAAGGCCGAAATTTCGGAAATCGAAAAGAAGCTCCCCGAAGTGACGGACGAACTCCAGATTTTGATGGTGCCGAAGGATCCGTGGGACTACCGCAATGCGACTCTCGAAATTCGCGGCGGCACGGGTGGCGACGAATCAGCACTTTTCGCAGGCGACTTGTTCCGCATGTATCGCGGCTACTGCGACAAGATGGGCTGGAAGATGACTATCCAAGACTTGAGCGAAGGCACGGTGGGTGGCTACAAGGAAATCCGCGTGTTCATCGAAGGCGACAGCGTCTATGGAACGCTCAAGTTCGAAAGTGGCGTTCACCGAGTGCAGCGCGTGCCGGAAACGGAAACGCAGGGCCGCGTGCATACGTCTGCAGCAACGGTGGCTATTCTCCCGGAAGCTGAAGAAGTCGACGTGGAAATTCGCGAAGCAGACATCCACATGGACACCTACCGTTCTTCGGGCGCTGGCGGTCAGTACATCAACAAGACGGACTCCGCCGTGCGTTTGACGCATATCCCGACGGGTGTGGTGGTGAGCTGCCAGACCGAACGTAGCCAGTTGCAGAACAGACTCCACGCTATGGAAATGTTGCGTTCCAAGATTCTTGACGCCGTCATCGCGAAGAAGGAAAAGGAAGAAGCGGCAAACCGCAAGGCCCTCGTGGGTACTGGTGACCGTTCTGCCAAGATCCGCACTTACAACTATCCGCAGAACCGCGTGACAGACCACCGCATTGGCCTCACCGTTTACAACTTGGACAAGGTTGTCACAGGCGATCTTGATGAAATCATCAACGGTCTCCAGATGGCAAACGCCCAGGAAAAGCTCGGAAAGTTCAACGCGTAA
- a CDS encoding N5-glutamine methyltransferase family protein — translation MPQPQMTVLEILNRTKVFFEKKGIPDARLDAEYIISYGLKMKNRMDLYLNFEKPLTPAELDVLRTMVARRATREPLQHIIGDTSFRGFIIKCDRRALIPRPETESLVDMAADCLKGIDNPFIVEIGTGTGAISIACAKEIKGARVLATDISEDALALARTNAEANNLAGNSGEQSAATSTASTASAPSTSSQTESGASTGATSNSSTLTFAQGDLLNAVTADVIANVVGASASSSSEDRNSATLANPQIDCLIANLPYIPDSEKDKLQPEVAKYDPALALFGGADGLDLVRKLLQQTEGKLKPGASILLEIGSEQGAMLKAEAEKYPWLEFTGIHKDFCNNVRFVSYKAK, via the coding sequence ATGCCACAACCGCAGATGACCGTTCTTGAAATTTTGAACCGTACCAAGGTCTTCTTTGAAAAGAAGGGCATTCCCGACGCACGTCTCGATGCCGAGTACATCATCAGCTACGGTCTCAAGATGAAGAACCGCATGGACTTGTACCTGAACTTCGAGAAGCCGCTCACGCCAGCGGAGCTGGACGTGCTTCGCACGATGGTTGCACGCCGTGCAACGCGTGAGCCGCTGCAGCACATCATCGGCGATACAAGCTTCCGAGGATTCATCATCAAGTGCGACCGCCGTGCACTTATCCCGCGCCCGGAAACAGAATCGCTCGTGGACATGGCGGCAGACTGCCTCAAGGGCATCGACAACCCCTTCATCGTCGAAATCGGCACTGGCACAGGCGCCATCTCGATTGCTTGCGCTAAGGAAATCAAGGGAGCACGCGTTCTCGCCACTGATATTTCCGAAGACGCACTTGCACTAGCACGTACAAACGCAGAAGCGAACAACCTCGCAGGGAATTCTGGAGAACAAAGCGCAGCTACCTCGACAGCCTCTACCGCTTCGGCCCCTTCGACAAGCTCACAAACCGAATCGGGCGCTTCGACAGGCGCTACAAGCAACTCCAGCACATTGACATTCGCACAGGGCGACTTGCTGAACGCAGTCACCGCAGATGTTATTGCAAATGTCGTCGGCGCTTCGGCATCCTCATCAAGCGAGGACAGGAACTCAGCGACCTTAGCCAATCCGCAAATTGACTGCCTTATTGCAAACCTCCCCTACATTCCGGATAGCGAAAAGGACAAGCTCCAGCCTGAAGTCGCAAAATACGACCCCGCACTCGCACTGTTCGGCGGTGCCGATGGACTTGACCTTGTACGCAAACTTTTGCAACAGACAGAAGGCAAGCTCAAGCCGGGCGCATCTATCTTGCTCGAAATCGGGTCGGAACAGGGTGCAATGCTCAAAGCCGAAGCCGAAAAGTATCCGTGGCTCGAATTCACGGGAATCCACAAGGACTTCTGCAACAACGTCCGTTTTGTAAGCTACAAAGCAAAGTAG
- a CDS encoding septal ring lytic transglycosylase RlpA family protein has translation MKSRFWAVAFLGILLACSGCSGATHRKGYVRVTKATRVQKKAEIGYTFTGDASYYGKGFDGKKTASGEIFDRDAFTCAHRSLPFGTKLKVTRIKTGASVIVRVNDRGPYAKRRVLDLSEAAGKKLGLDKAGHAEVKATVVE, from the coding sequence ATGAAATCTCGTTTTTGGGCTGTTGCGTTTTTGGGAATCCTGCTGGCTTGTTCCGGATGTTCTGGGGCTACGCACCGCAAGGGCTATGTCCGCGTGACGAAGGCAACGCGCGTGCAAAAGAAAGCGGAAATTGGCTACACGTTTACGGGAGACGCAAGTTATTACGGTAAGGGGTTTGACGGCAAGAAAACTGCCAGCGGAGAAATCTTTGACCGCGATGCTTTTACATGTGCGCATCGGTCGCTTCCGTTTGGGACAAAGCTCAAGGTGACTCGCATAAAGACGGGCGCCTCTGTCATTGTACGTGTAAATGACCGCGGCCCTTATGCGAAAAGGCGCGTACTAGACTTGAGCGAAGCGGCTGGCAAAAAACTCGGGCTTGATAAGGCGGGGCATGCCGAAGTCAAGGCGACTGTTGTAGAATAG
- a CDS encoding tetratricopeptide repeat protein produces the protein MAALLEGCTCCAYLNHMFNAERLYDEATELRTARLDSVPDEMQSYASGEEAQKYEKIIEKGSRVLERFPKNKKRTAEAVFLIAESYRHKADWPKAITKYDEYERYFADNDSMRAVEYQRAYCLYRNQEFNISRFALEPVIADKNHPYYFQGLNLLSLLDEKSEAPEQAIAALEAVLADTSGTPYLKGKAHFRLAGLYYKIENWDKAHEHYNAKEIENLNERERQTAGEQSAECLVNKKEYLKAADEFKALYKVEAYEKDRSKYLVRIGETTLLAGRNADAYVIFNKVNTEYPKTEQSSRSYFDMGDYEQTKTMNYELAMSYYDSSYIARSISEYGQKARDRRTALRRLVSMRDRSEEILASKDSVPNMKAFFKNEFMIAELFLLRLSEADSAIARLTNVIEKSDDTASVMRASYARAFIYDEFLHDPDTAEELYKEVIEKYPNTDYAKQAQANIGMRVTMKTREDEARERYMAAESLWTIASEMPVSKMDQVDSAYANAFVAFDSVYKDYPQTQSGVQALYMKAIYFQMSPERQDSAIAIYRTLRDRHGQTAWGKRAAYVLNTRLTMTEDDLARLRTRTAKTIENLEKNSARYYEELRAKPEEKKAEIISKEDEVLENTYNSMYDFE, from the coding sequence TTGGCTGCATTGTTGGAAGGCTGCACTTGCTGCGCCTACCTGAATCACATGTTCAATGCAGAACGCCTCTATGACGAAGCGACTGAACTGCGTACCGCACGCCTGGACAGTGTCCCGGATGAAATGCAGTCTTATGCCAGCGGTGAAGAAGCGCAGAAATACGAAAAAATCATCGAAAAGGGCTCCCGCGTGCTGGAACGCTTCCCGAAAAACAAGAAGCGCACTGCCGAAGCCGTTTTCCTCATTGCGGAATCTTACAGGCACAAAGCGGACTGGCCAAAAGCCATTACCAAGTACGACGAATACGAACGTTACTTTGCCGATAACGATTCCATGCGCGCCGTGGAATACCAGCGTGCCTATTGCCTCTATCGCAACCAGGAATTCAACATCAGCCGCTTTGCGTTGGAACCGGTAATTGCTGATAAAAATCACCCTTACTATTTCCAGGGACTCAATCTTCTCTCACTTTTGGACGAAAAGTCCGAGGCTCCGGAACAGGCTATTGCCGCCCTTGAAGCCGTGCTTGCCGATACGAGTGGAACCCCCTACCTGAAGGGCAAGGCTCACTTCCGCCTTGCAGGTCTCTATTACAAGATTGAAAATTGGGACAAGGCGCACGAACATTACAATGCCAAGGAAATTGAAAACCTGAACGAACGCGAACGCCAGACGGCGGGCGAGCAGTCGGCGGAATGCCTTGTGAACAAGAAGGAATACCTCAAGGCCGCAGACGAATTCAAGGCTCTCTACAAGGTCGAGGCTTACGAAAAGGACCGCTCCAAGTATCTGGTCCGCATTGGCGAAACGACTCTTTTGGCGGGCCGCAATGCCGATGCTTACGTGATTTTCAACAAGGTGAACACGGAGTATCCGAAGACCGAACAGTCCTCGCGTAGCTACTTCGACATGGGCGACTACGAACAGACCAAGACCATGAATTACGAGCTTGCCATGTCGTATTACGATAGCAGCTACATCGCAAGGTCTATCAGCGAGTATGGCCAGAAGGCTCGTGACCGCCGCACGGCATTGAGGCGCCTGGTCTCGATGCGCGACCGCAGCGAAGAAATTCTCGCAAGCAAGGATTCCGTCCCCAACATGAAGGCGTTTTTCAAGAATGAATTCATGATTGCCGAGTTGTTCCTGCTTAGACTCTCCGAAGCGGACAGCGCTATTGCTAGGCTTACGAACGTGATTGAAAAATCCGATGATACGGCTAGCGTCATGCGAGCCTCTTATGCAAGGGCTTTTATTTATGACGAGTTTTTGCACGACCCGGATACTGCAGAGGAACTTTATAAGGAAGTTATCGAAAAATATCCGAATACCGATTACGCCAAGCAGGCCCAGGCGAATATCGGCATGCGTGTGACGATGAAGACTCGTGAAGACGAGGCGCGCGAACGTTATATGGCCGCAGAAAGTTTGTGGACAATTGCTTCTGAAATGCCGGTGAGCAAGATGGATCAGGTGGATTCCGCATACGCGAATGCCTTTGTCGCATTTGACAGCGTCTATAAGGATTATCCACAGACGCAGTCGGGGGTGCAGGCACTTTATATGAAAGCGATTTATTTCCAGATGTCGCCGGAACGTCAGGACAGCGCTATTGCAATTTACCGAACACTTCGTGACCGGCATGGACAAACGGCGTGGGGTAAGCGCGCCGCCTATGTGCTCAATACACGACTTACGATGACCGAAGATGATTTGGCCAGGTTGCGCACTCGTACGGCAAAGACCATCGAAAACTTGGAAAAAAATTCTGCAAGGTATTACGAAGAATTACGCGCGAAGCCCGAAGAAAAGAAGGCTGAAATCATCAGTAAAGAAGACGAAGTTCTCGAAAATACGTACAACAGTATGTACGACTTTGAATAA
- a CDS encoding tetratricopeptide repeat protein produces MSNPSSAPRTAAYLFLIFFFGALLAYGGFKLYKKYGPSKTVVGEIPFGLDAGTSVPNGDAPNFKADVERLPVQAQAEFRRAGELSRSGAIKAAYEIYDALVLLYPNVDAAVWGEVNTLFHMDSVTEVMRDRAELLIGRLMARYPNTGISFYLDSRKSLLAGNLTVAVELAKMASSRAPSIYEIRLWYAELLLKNSNMKDAANECRAAISLSSGDSQRAFELLAKVYHDEGVLDSAALVIDYALTQFPLSSELMLLRGYLAEYNGKFDVAEKTYQRILAFRPDYEKARRAMATIGEKTAPGKNGHYAGSSRDRAQVACDILAPLVERYPENLPLREALGTAYIKAHMFDMARREFNYILKNDPEYPDIKSRLNELEQVRKAAIEEYNNGLTANLNRAVDSLRGTMMPEKKHDFSTKLGHYLVRYGASSQEFFRKYSMANFKQVKRFVWQESFYENPYHHTYTVVFDSLNRFKEVHVVVFDSASNSNHLGVAPEIFTRLLKQNSRISGISNNTGETDCGDGVIMDAAVWETRDNFEILARIVGKPAEVRMVRLDRKTLPPSGLKLCDYLPLLMEF; encoded by the coding sequence ATGTCGAATCCTTCATCTGCGCCTCGTACTGCCGCGTACCTCTTTTTGATTTTTTTCTTTGGGGCGCTGCTTGCGTATGGCGGATTCAAGCTTTATAAAAAATATGGACCGTCCAAGACGGTCGTAGGGGAAATCCCGTTCGGGCTTGATGCGGGGACCTCTGTGCCGAATGGCGATGCACCGAATTTCAAGGCCGATGTCGAAAGGCTGCCGGTGCAGGCTCAGGCCGAATTCCGCCGTGCAGGCGAACTCTCGCGTAGCGGGGCGATTAAGGCCGCTTATGAGATTTACGATGCGCTTGTGCTTTTGTACCCGAATGTGGATGCCGCAGTCTGGGGCGAAGTCAATACTTTATTCCACATGGATTCCGTAACGGAAGTGATGCGTGACCGCGCTGAACTCTTGATCGGGCGCCTCATGGCGCGTTACCCGAATACGGGCATCAGCTTTTACTTGGACAGCCGTAAGTCGCTCCTTGCAGGGAACTTGACTGTAGCCGTTGAACTTGCAAAGATGGCAAGCTCGCGTGCTCCATCCATTTATGAAATCAGACTTTGGTATGCGGAGCTCCTGCTCAAGAATTCGAACATGAAGGATGCTGCAAACGAATGCCGTGCCGCTATCAGCCTTTCTTCGGGCGATTCGCAACGTGCGTTTGAGCTTTTGGCGAAGGTTTACCATGACGAAGGTGTGTTGGATAGTGCCGCGCTCGTGATTGATTACGCTTTGACGCAGTTTCCGCTCTCTTCGGAGCTGATGCTTTTGCGCGGTTACCTGGCCGAATACAATGGCAAGTTTGACGTTGCCGAAAAGACGTACCAGCGCATACTCGCTTTCCGTCCGGATTACGAAAAGGCGCGCCGTGCGATGGCGACGATTGGCGAAAAGACCGCCCCTGGCAAGAACGGCCATTATGCGGGATCTTCTCGTGACCGCGCCCAGGTCGCTTGCGATATTCTCGCGCCGCTGGTGGAACGTTATCCTGAAAACTTGCCGCTCCGCGAAGCTTTGGGCACCGCCTATATCAAGGCCCACATGTTTGACATGGCCCGCCGCGAGTTCAACTACATCCTCAAGAACGACCCGGAATATCCGGACATCAAGTCCCGACTGAACGAGCTCGAACAAGTGCGCAAGGCTGCCATTGAGGAATACAACAACGGCTTGACTGCGAACCTGAACCGCGCCGTTGATAGCCTCCGCGGCACGATGATGCCCGAAAAGAAACACGACTTTTCGACTAAATTAGGTCATTATCTTGTTCGCTATGGCGCCTCTTCGCAGGAATTCTTTAGAAAGTATTCCATGGCTAATTTTAAACAAGTGAAACGATTTGTCTGGCAGGAATCATTCTATGAAAATCCTTACCATCACACTTACACGGTCGTCTTTGATTCGCTGAACCGATTTAAGGAAGTCCATGTGGTCGTTTTTGATTCCGCTTCGAATTCGAACCATCTCGGCGTTGCCCCTGAAATCTTTACGCGACTCTTGAAGCAAAATTCCAGAATTTCTGGCATTAGCAATAACACGGGCGAGACGGATTGTGGCGATGGCGTTATCATGGATGCTGCCGTCTGGGAAACTCGCGACAACTTTGAAATTCTCGCCCGCATCGTCGGAAAGCCTGCCGAAGTGCGCATGGTTCGCCTCGATCGCAAGACTTTGCCGCCTTCGGGCCTCAAACTTTGCGATTATCTGCCTCTTCTTATGGAATTTTAG
- a CDS encoding sigma-70 family RNA polymerase sigma factor — MSDFNEALYFRDLNRYPTLTPQEESALLKIIKNGETEEIRKSALQRLIRGNLRFVVSVARKYQGRGLSLLDLINEGNLGLFKAAKRFDMDKDVKFISYAVWWIRQSIQKALFEQVGAVRIPPNKLALVNRFKRALMQNGGDYDKTISMEEFAPYERDIVEVMEKIVDISLDAPIGDDAGVSSADSVSTLMDVLGSDGNQDEDMEREERKKLIQETLSSLPQREEEILRMFYGLDTVEDTTLKDIGEDLKLSRERVRQIKNKTLRRLQKSKEHKEKLADFLEI; from the coding sequence ATGAGTGATTTTAACGAAGCTCTTTATTTTCGTGACTTGAATAGGTATCCTACGCTGACTCCGCAGGAGGAATCGGCGCTGTTGAAAATTATCAAGAACGGTGAAACCGAAGAAATTCGAAAGTCTGCCTTGCAGCGCCTTATCCGTGGCAACTTGCGATTTGTGGTGAGTGTCGCCCGCAAGTACCAGGGGCGCGGCCTCTCGCTTTTGGACCTCATCAACGAGGGTAACCTCGGGCTATTCAAGGCGGCTAAGCGCTTTGACATGGACAAGGACGTGAAGTTCATCAGCTACGCCGTGTGGTGGATCCGTCAGTCCATCCAGAAGGCTTTGTTCGAACAGGTGGGCGCAGTCCGCATTCCGCCTAACAAGCTTGCCTTGGTGAACCGCTTCAAGCGCGCCTTGATGCAGAATGGCGGTGACTACGACAAGACCATCTCGATGGAAGAATTTGCTCCTTACGAACGCGACATCGTCGAAGTTATGGAAAAGATTGTCGATATTTCCCTTGATGCTCCGATTGGCGACGATGCCGGAGTCTCCAGTGCCGATTCTGTGAGTACGCTTATGGATGTGCTCGGCAGCGACGGCAACCAGGACGAGGACATGGAACGCGAAGAGCGCAAGAAGCTCATCCAGGAAACGCTTTCTTCACTCCCGCAGCGTGAAGAAGAAATCCTCCGCATGTTCTACGGCCTCGATACGGTCGAAGACACGACGCTCAAGGATATTGGCGAAGACTTGAAGCTCAGCCGTGAACGCGTCCGCCAGATCAAGAACAAGACGCTCCGTCGCTTGCAGAAGAGCAAGGAACACAAGGAAAAACTGGCCGACTTCCTGGAAATTTAA
- a CDS encoding DUF971 domain-containing protein, with protein MIQPKKVFRTKEGKLGFEWNDGSRGACDARTLRLACPCALCVDEHTGEKLLDDSTVPLDVKLEHVQSIGRYAVGLSFSDGHRSGIYPYDKLKELTKSA; from the coding sequence ATGATCCAGCCAAAGAAAGTATTCAGGACAAAAGAGGGCAAGCTCGGTTTTGAATGGAATGACGGCAGCCGAGGCGCTTGCGATGCCCGTACGCTCCGCTTAGCTTGTCCGTGCGCACTTTGTGTGGACGAACATACAGGCGAAAAACTCCTCGACGATTCGACTGTTCCCTTGGATGTAAAGCTTGAACATGTCCAGTCGATAGGCCGTTATGCTGTCGGTCTTTCTTTTAGCGATGGTCATCGTTCGGGTATTTACCCGTATGATAAACTTAAGGAATTGACGAAATCCGCATAA